The Oncorhynchus clarkii lewisi isolate Uvic-CL-2024 chromosome 29, UVic_Ocla_1.0, whole genome shotgun sequence genome contains a region encoding:
- the LOC139388031 gene encoding sialidase-3-like isoform X1: MNTPQTSYQEPAISAMGNTSSRSYLPGIEMQPAKTTLFKQEQTGTRYRIPALIYLKESQTFLAFAEKRSSLSDSDAKSIVMRRGTQQNGSTQWSESQELLSACLPDHRTMNPCPVYEKNTKTLFLFFICILGNTSEHHQIRTGKNKTHLCYITSNDEGQSWSPTKDLTESVIGKTVRRWATFAVGPGHGIQMESGRLIIPTYAYYIHFKCFSFPFPFTVQPHALSIYSDDFGQTWQMGRMLQRKSCECEMAEIIDHEGRSHLYCNARHGGHRVEALSESSGVYYDKPRLAPRLVEPGHGGCQGSVIGFPAPEQGEEGMGGTTSSPRASDTQTWLLFTHPTNKRARKDLGVYLNRSPLHTSGWDRPWIVHSGPSGYSDLAYSEDTEHFACLMECGEKSEIEQIAFVSFPLSDVMQTIDEKEKTF, from the exons atgaatacaccccagacgAGCTAC CAGGAACCAGCAATTTCAGCTATGGGGAACACATCATCAAGGAGTTATTTACCAGGAATCGAAATGCAACCTGCAAAAACAACTCTGTTCAAACAGGAGCAAACTGGGACAAGATACAGAATTCCAGCTCTCATTTACCTAAAAGAGAGTCAGACATTCCTTGCCTTTGCAGAAAAGCGCTCTTCCCTCAGTGACAGTGATGCAAAAAGTATTGTTATGAGGCGAGGAACTCAACAAAATGGATCCACTCAG TGGTCAGAATCCCAGGAGCTGTTGTCAGCATGTTTACCAGACCACCGCACCATGAACCCCTGCCCGGTGTATGAGAAGAATACCAAGACTCTATTCCTGTTTTTCATCTGCATTTTAGGGAACACTTCAGAGCACCATCAGATCAGGACAGGCAAGAATAAGACCCACCTGTGCTACATCACCAGTAATGATGAGGGCCAGAGCTGGAGCCCGACAAAGGACTTGACAGAGAGTGTGATTGGCAAAACGGTCAGAAGGTGGGCTACATTTGCTGTGGGACCAGGCCATGGCATTCAAATGGAGAGTGGAAGATTGATCATACCTACCTATGCCTATTATATCCACTTCAAATGCttctccttccccttccccttcacgGTACAGCCTCATGCTCTCTCAATATACAGTGACGACTTCGGTCAGACATGGCAAATGGGCAGGATGCTTCAAAGAAAGTCCTGTGAGTGTGAGATGGCAGAGATCATAGACCACGAGGGCAGGAGTCACCTGTATTGCAACGCCCGCCATGGAGGACATAGAGTGGAGGCTCTGAGTGAGAGCAGTGGGGTTTACTATGACAAGCCTCGCTTGGCTCCGAGGTTAGTGGAGCCAGGCCATGGTGGTTGCCAAGGTAGTGTGATTGGCTTccctgcccctgagcaaggtGAAGAGGGCATGGGTGGTACCACATCATCACCACGGGCCTCAGACACGCAAACCTGGCTTCTCTTCACCCACCCGACCAATAAGAGGGCGAGGAAAGACTTGGGAGTGTATTTGAACCGTTCCCCACTGCACACGTCAGGTTGGGACCGGCCCTGGATCGTCCACAGTGGACCCAGTGGTTACTCAGACCTGGCCTACAGTGAGGACACTGAGCACTTTGCTTGCCTGATGGAATGTGGGGAGAAGAGTGAGATTGAACAGATTGCTTTTGTGTCTTTTCCACTCAGTGATGTCATGCAGACCATTGATGAGAAAGAAAAGACCTTCTAG
- the LOC139388030 gene encoding X-ray radiation resistance-associated protein 1 isoform X1, giving the protein MAAAGLYKLDVGDSYPANCFPIRPLFHQRKNGAGHWLVAHRNAVEHKYKNTRTKKSEGNSFASNSIVSECTRVEECATSDIPGYTLDAPLLLSLHCVDKPSDLCSVDISEQRLNLINTEDFLDFENVAYVNASDNSLTIEPFGKFPSLRELELSLNGLCNVTLNAEDFPHLEVLDLSYNNLSGDDIMSVGLLPCLKVLHLTGNQLQFLPPNLAAPPHGPSQRAKDNGMRFQTLEVLMLDDNKLSSGVFSSLANLKRLQHLNLQGNRISEVPEVLPRNLQQKGYLQHQQVFHKQNGDLQDLRNHRVFEGLETEYMNAVSGVPENQHEHIKNSSEDECGQSKNDSPIRISLDTEEFSGAYGLPLPELCFLNLADNKIVEEEALLSVALFPMLSEIVIHSNPLTTQRSGDPPLLTYFLQERLGIRIRRKKTSEVVKPPLILCIDSKRKVKNKIPKVTKVPLLILLEEPSSPALLDPGSLEEKHVEDHCTNPLSVERKSTEKSGCSSHAMDEGNKQESMGTAHRVEAIEDAIESSDDTFQHGESFFVTQVTDLHDESEYHLLSDETEEVKEIEEKNESNAIPGKFRGFELLLDAKPDPDMVEPVGLQHTVRMLEQKLKNLLVYRDSKPNLDCLQKPYEEKEKRIGNLPSLRPRKQRGERVEEMLIQINERKTISKIPLTNVLEGKGVFKDEYEEALTLLRDMKKRYKMVHMKAVEQATHIEYERTTNHK; this is encoded by the exons ATGGCTGCAGCCGGACTCTACAAATTAGATGTGGGAGACAGTTACCCCGCCAATTGTTTTCCCATCCGACCATTGTTTCATCAACGAAAAAACG GGGCTGGTCACTGGCTGGTTGCTCACAGAAATGCAGTGGAacataaatacaaaaatacacgAACTAAGAAATCAGAGGGAAACAGTTTTGCCTCAAACTCAATTGTGTCTGAGTGCACACGGGTTGAAGAGTGTGCGACATCAGATATTCCTGGCTACACATTGGATGCTCCTCTCCTG TTGTCATTGCATTGTGTGGACAAGCCATCTGACCTGTGCTCTGTTGACATCAGTGAGCAGAGATTGAATTTG ATCAATACAGAAGATTTCCTGGATTTTGAGAATGTTGCTTATGTCAACGCATCTGACAACAGTCTTACCATAG AGCCTTTTGGTAAATTCCCCTCCCTGAGGGAACTTGAGCTATCCTTGAATGGCCTCTGCAATGTGACACTCAATGCGGAAGACTTCCCTCACCTGGAG GTGTTGGATTTGTCTTACAACAATCTGTCTGGTGATGACATCATGTCCGTTGGTCTACTTCCCTGTCTGAAAGTCCTTCATCTCACCGGGAATCAACTTCAGTTTCTTCCTCCCAACCTGGCAGCCCCTCCCCATGGCCCCTCACAACG CGCAAAGGATAATGGCATGCGATTTCAAACTCTTGAAGTGCTGATGCTAGATGACAATAAGCTGTCCTCTGGTGTCTTCAGCAGCCTTGCCAACCTGAAAAG GCTACAGCATTTAAACCTGCAAGGGAATCGTATCTCAGAGGTACCAGAGGTGTTGCCGAGGAACCTGCAACAGAAGGGATATCTGCAACACCAGCAGGTGTTTCACAAACAAAATGGTGACCTACAGGACCTCAGGAATCACCGTGTCTTTGAGGGGCTGGAGACTGAATACATGAATG CCGTCTCCGGTGTTCCGGAAAACCAGCATGAACATATCAAGAACAGTTCAGAG GATGAGTGTGGTCAATCCAAAAACGATTCCCCCATTCGCATATCCCTTGACACTGAGGAATTTTCTGGAGCATACGGTTTGCCACTACCAGAGCTTTGTTTCCTCAATCTGGCTGACAATAAG ATTGTTGAGGAAGAAGCACTGTTGTCTGTGGCCCTGTTTCCTATGCTCAGTGAGATTGTTATTCACTCCAACCCACTGACCACACAGAGAAGTG GTGACCCACCACTTCTGACATACTTTCTCCAGGAAAGGTTGGGTATTAGAATTAGGCGCAAAAAGACATCAGAAGTTGTGAAGCCCCCTTTGATATTATGTATTGACTCAAAACGAAAG GTaaaaaacaaaatcccaaaggTAACAAAGGTGCCTTTATTGATTCTCCTTGAAGAACCTTCTAGTCCTGCCTTACTTGATCCTGGCTCTCTGGAGGAGAAGCATGTTGAAGATCACTGTACGAATCCTCTCTCAGTAGAGAGAAAGTCAACAGAAAAGTCTGGCTGCTCCTCACACGCAATGGATGAGGGAAATAAACAGGAATCCATGGGAACTGCTCATAGAGTCGAGGCCATAGAGGATGCAATAGAATCATCAGATGATACCTTCCAACATGGAGAGTCATTCTTTGTGACGCAG GTGACAGATTTACATGATGAATCTGAATACCATCTGCTATCTGACGAGACAGAAGAAGTCAAAGAGATTGAGGAGAAAAATGAGTCAAATGCAATTCCAGGAAAATTCAGAGGCTTTGAATTGCTATTGGATGCCAAACCAGATCCAGACATGGTGGAGCCTGTTG GACTACAACACACTGTGAGAATGTTGGAACAAAAACTCAAGAATCTCCTAGTTTACAGAGATTCCAAACCTAACCTTGATTGCCTGCAGAAGCCATatgaagagaaggagaaaagg ATTGGAAATCTACCATCTCTGAGACCAAGAaagcagagaggagaaagagttgAAGAGATGCTCATACAAATAAACGAGAGGAAAACAATCAGCAAAATCCCTCTAA CTAACGTTTTAGAAGGCAAGGGCGTCTTCAAGGATGAGTATGAAGAGGCTTTGACTTTGCTGAGGGATATGAAGAAAAGGTACAAGATGGTTCACATGAAGGCAGTGGAGCAAGCAACACATATTGAGTATGAGAGGACCACCAACCACAAGTAG
- the LOC139388033 gene encoding WD repeat-containing protein 73-like: MAYFQTLVSCVVTNDGFSSKLLVWDLGGGDCETDSPDALSSLQFVSGTVFLACACNGDLYVGDTRKPSALQQTPAGGREGAQWCMGVKPDLFSSDPSSCSVARLSSSCQVFVSDLRDLRAPVSKAQLDVQRKTIDNDFLKVTWAPALDNCLAVSGFDGMVQIYNTASWRPELVEFQPIFVHRGHMMSEDQFDTSSAVVTTHV, from the exons ATGGCTTACTTTCAAACTCTTGTTTCTTGTGTCGTTACCAATGATGGCTTCAGCTCCAAGCTCCTGGTGTGGGACTTAGGAGGAGGTGATTGTG aAACAGACAGTCCAGATGCACTGAGCTCCCTGCAGTTTGTGAGTGGCACTGTATTTCTCGCTTGTGCCTGCAATGGTGACCTGTATGTGGGGGACACACGGAAGCCTTCAGCTCTTCAGCAAACCccagctggagggagagagggagcccaATGGTGTATGGGTGTTAAGCCAGACCTGTTCTCATCAGACCCATCCTCCTGTAGTGTAGCACGGCTCTCCTCCTCCTGCCAAGTGTTTGTGTCTGATCTTAGGGACCTAAGAGCCCCCGTGAGTAAAGCCCAGCTtgatgtccagaggaaaactatcGATAATGACTTCCTGAAGGTGACTTGGGCGCCAGCTTTAGACAACTGCCTTGCAGTTTCAG GTTTTGATGGAATGGTGCAAATCTACAACACTGCCTCTTGGAGACCGGAGTTGGTGGAATTCCAGCCTATTTTTGTCCACCGTGGTCACATGATGTCTGAGGATCAGTTTGACACTTCATCAGCTGTGGTCACAACTCATGTTTAG
- the LOC139388031 gene encoding sialidase-3-like isoform X2 — protein MGNTSSRSYLPGIEMQPAKTTLFKQEQTGTRYRIPALIYLKESQTFLAFAEKRSSLSDSDAKSIVMRRGTQQNGSTQWSESQELLSACLPDHRTMNPCPVYEKNTKTLFLFFICILGNTSEHHQIRTGKNKTHLCYITSNDEGQSWSPTKDLTESVIGKTVRRWATFAVGPGHGIQMESGRLIIPTYAYYIHFKCFSFPFPFTVQPHALSIYSDDFGQTWQMGRMLQRKSCECEMAEIIDHEGRSHLYCNARHGGHRVEALSESSGVYYDKPRLAPRLVEPGHGGCQGSVIGFPAPEQGEEGMGGTTSSPRASDTQTWLLFTHPTNKRARKDLGVYLNRSPLHTSGWDRPWIVHSGPSGYSDLAYSEDTEHFACLMECGEKSEIEQIAFVSFPLSDVMQTIDEKEKTF, from the exons ATGGGGAACACATCATCAAGGAGTTATTTACCAGGAATCGAAATGCAACCTGCAAAAACAACTCTGTTCAAACAGGAGCAAACTGGGACAAGATACAGAATTCCAGCTCTCATTTACCTAAAAGAGAGTCAGACATTCCTTGCCTTTGCAGAAAAGCGCTCTTCCCTCAGTGACAGTGATGCAAAAAGTATTGTTATGAGGCGAGGAACTCAACAAAATGGATCCACTCAG TGGTCAGAATCCCAGGAGCTGTTGTCAGCATGTTTACCAGACCACCGCACCATGAACCCCTGCCCGGTGTATGAGAAGAATACCAAGACTCTATTCCTGTTTTTCATCTGCATTTTAGGGAACACTTCAGAGCACCATCAGATCAGGACAGGCAAGAATAAGACCCACCTGTGCTACATCACCAGTAATGATGAGGGCCAGAGCTGGAGCCCGACAAAGGACTTGACAGAGAGTGTGATTGGCAAAACGGTCAGAAGGTGGGCTACATTTGCTGTGGGACCAGGCCATGGCATTCAAATGGAGAGTGGAAGATTGATCATACCTACCTATGCCTATTATATCCACTTCAAATGCttctccttccccttccccttcacgGTACAGCCTCATGCTCTCTCAATATACAGTGACGACTTCGGTCAGACATGGCAAATGGGCAGGATGCTTCAAAGAAAGTCCTGTGAGTGTGAGATGGCAGAGATCATAGACCACGAGGGCAGGAGTCACCTGTATTGCAACGCCCGCCATGGAGGACATAGAGTGGAGGCTCTGAGTGAGAGCAGTGGGGTTTACTATGACAAGCCTCGCTTGGCTCCGAGGTTAGTGGAGCCAGGCCATGGTGGTTGCCAAGGTAGTGTGATTGGCTTccctgcccctgagcaaggtGAAGAGGGCATGGGTGGTACCACATCATCACCACGGGCCTCAGACACGCAAACCTGGCTTCTCTTCACCCACCCGACCAATAAGAGGGCGAGGAAAGACTTGGGAGTGTATTTGAACCGTTCCCCACTGCACACGTCAGGTTGGGACCGGCCCTGGATCGTCCACAGTGGACCCAGTGGTTACTCAGACCTGGCCTACAGTGAGGACACTGAGCACTTTGCTTGCCTGATGGAATGTGGGGAGAAGAGTGAGATTGAACAGATTGCTTTTGTGTCTTTTCCACTCAGTGATGTCATGCAGACCATTGATGAGAAAGAAAAGACCTTCTAG
- the LOC139388030 gene encoding X-ray radiation resistance-associated protein 1 isoform X2, translated as MAAAGLYKLDVGDSYPANCFPIRPLFHQRKNGAGHWLVAHRNAVEHKYKNTRTKKSEGNSFASNSIVSECTRVEECATSDIPGYTLDAPLLLSLHCVDKPSDLCSVDISEQRLNLINTEDFLDFENVAYVNASDNSLTIEPFGKFPSLRELELSLNGLCNVTLNAEDFPHLEVLDLSYNNLSGDDIMSVGLLPCLKVLHLTGNQLQFLPPNLAAPPHGPSQRAKDNGMRFQTLEVLMLDDNKLSSGVFSSLANLKRLQHLNLQGNRISEVPEVLPRNLQQKGYLQHQQVFHKQNGDLQDLRNHRVFEGLETEYMNAVSGVPENQHEHIKNSSEDECGQSKNDSPIRISLDTEEFSGAYGLPLPELCFLNLADNKIVEEEALLSVALFPMLSEIVIHSNPLTTQRSGDPPLLTYFLQERLGIRIRRKKTSEVVKPPLILCIDSKRKVTDLHDESEYHLLSDETEEVKEIEEKNESNAIPGKFRGFELLLDAKPDPDMVEPVGLQHTVRMLEQKLKNLLVYRDSKPNLDCLQKPYEEKEKRIGNLPSLRPRKQRGERVEEMLIQINERKTISKIPLTNVLEGKGVFKDEYEEALTLLRDMKKRYKMVHMKAVEQATHIEYERTTNHK; from the exons ATGGCTGCAGCCGGACTCTACAAATTAGATGTGGGAGACAGTTACCCCGCCAATTGTTTTCCCATCCGACCATTGTTTCATCAACGAAAAAACG GGGCTGGTCACTGGCTGGTTGCTCACAGAAATGCAGTGGAacataaatacaaaaatacacgAACTAAGAAATCAGAGGGAAACAGTTTTGCCTCAAACTCAATTGTGTCTGAGTGCACACGGGTTGAAGAGTGTGCGACATCAGATATTCCTGGCTACACATTGGATGCTCCTCTCCTG TTGTCATTGCATTGTGTGGACAAGCCATCTGACCTGTGCTCTGTTGACATCAGTGAGCAGAGATTGAATTTG ATCAATACAGAAGATTTCCTGGATTTTGAGAATGTTGCTTATGTCAACGCATCTGACAACAGTCTTACCATAG AGCCTTTTGGTAAATTCCCCTCCCTGAGGGAACTTGAGCTATCCTTGAATGGCCTCTGCAATGTGACACTCAATGCGGAAGACTTCCCTCACCTGGAG GTGTTGGATTTGTCTTACAACAATCTGTCTGGTGATGACATCATGTCCGTTGGTCTACTTCCCTGTCTGAAAGTCCTTCATCTCACCGGGAATCAACTTCAGTTTCTTCCTCCCAACCTGGCAGCCCCTCCCCATGGCCCCTCACAACG CGCAAAGGATAATGGCATGCGATTTCAAACTCTTGAAGTGCTGATGCTAGATGACAATAAGCTGTCCTCTGGTGTCTTCAGCAGCCTTGCCAACCTGAAAAG GCTACAGCATTTAAACCTGCAAGGGAATCGTATCTCAGAGGTACCAGAGGTGTTGCCGAGGAACCTGCAACAGAAGGGATATCTGCAACACCAGCAGGTGTTTCACAAACAAAATGGTGACCTACAGGACCTCAGGAATCACCGTGTCTTTGAGGGGCTGGAGACTGAATACATGAATG CCGTCTCCGGTGTTCCGGAAAACCAGCATGAACATATCAAGAACAGTTCAGAG GATGAGTGTGGTCAATCCAAAAACGATTCCCCCATTCGCATATCCCTTGACACTGAGGAATTTTCTGGAGCATACGGTTTGCCACTACCAGAGCTTTGTTTCCTCAATCTGGCTGACAATAAG ATTGTTGAGGAAGAAGCACTGTTGTCTGTGGCCCTGTTTCCTATGCTCAGTGAGATTGTTATTCACTCCAACCCACTGACCACACAGAGAAGTG GTGACCCACCACTTCTGACATACTTTCTCCAGGAAAGGTTGGGTATTAGAATTAGGCGCAAAAAGACATCAGAAGTTGTGAAGCCCCCTTTGATATTATGTATTGACTCAAAACGAAAG GTGACAGATTTACATGATGAATCTGAATACCATCTGCTATCTGACGAGACAGAAGAAGTCAAAGAGATTGAGGAGAAAAATGAGTCAAATGCAATTCCAGGAAAATTCAGAGGCTTTGAATTGCTATTGGATGCCAAACCAGATCCAGACATGGTGGAGCCTGTTG GACTACAACACACTGTGAGAATGTTGGAACAAAAACTCAAGAATCTCCTAGTTTACAGAGATTCCAAACCTAACCTTGATTGCCTGCAGAAGCCATatgaagagaaggagaaaagg ATTGGAAATCTACCATCTCTGAGACCAAGAaagcagagaggagaaagagttgAAGAGATGCTCATACAAATAAACGAGAGGAAAACAATCAGCAAAATCCCTCTAA CTAACGTTTTAGAAGGCAAGGGCGTCTTCAAGGATGAGTATGAAGAGGCTTTGACTTTGCTGAGGGATATGAAGAAAAGGTACAAGATGGTTCACATGAAGGCAGTGGAGCAAGCAACACATATTGAGTATGAGAGGACCACCAACCACAAGTAG